GATCCTCGTGCCGGACGGCGGGCAGGTCCCCGTGGGCCAGATCATCGGGGTCATCGCGGACCCGGCTGACGACATCGGCGGCGTCGCGGCGGAGTCGCCGAAGGCCCCGGCCGTGGCGCCCCCTGCTGAGGCTCCAGCTCACGCCCCCCCGGTGGAGGAGACCTACAAGTCCACGCCCGAGACGACAGCGGTGGTCTCCACGGGCGCCGACATCTCGCAGGTCGAGACGGTGGGCCAGGCGGTGGCGTCCCCCCCGAGCGGCGAACGGGTGCGGGCTTCGCCTCTGGCGAAGAAGATCGCGGCCCAGGCTGGCGTGGACCTGAAGCTCTTGCGCGGGACGGGCCCCGGCGGCCGCATTGTCAGACGGGACGTGGAGACGGCGCTCGCGGCGCCCCCGGCGGCGGCCGCGCCTCTCGCGCCCGCGGCCCCGGCGGCCCCGCCCGCCGCGGCTCGGCCTGCCTTCACCGTCCCGCCGCGGTCGGGAGTCGAGTTCGAGGACGTCCCGTTCACCCCGATGCGGGCTGCCATCGCCAGACGCATGCCGCTGTCCAAGGGACCGGTCCCGCATTTCTACGTGACGTCGGAGGTCGCCATGGACCGCGCCTGGGCGCTCCGGGAGGAGCTCAATGCCCTCGAGGGCAGCCCGCGGGTGTCGGTGACGGACTTCGTGATCAGGGCCTGCGCGCTGGCGCTCTCCCGGCATCCGGCCGTCAACGCCTCCTTCCAGGGCCAGGCCGTCCGCGTCCACCATCGCGCCCACATCGGCGTCGCCGTGGCCCTCGAGGGCGGGCTCATCACCCCCGTGCTACGCGACTGCGACGTGAAGCCGCTGGCCCAGATCGCCGTGGAGTCGCGCGACCTGGCCGAGCGTGCGCGGGGCGGGAAGCTCAGGGTTCCGGAGCTCTCCGGCGCGACCTTCTCCCTCTCGAACCTGGGCATGTTCGACGTGGAAGAGTTCTCCGCCATCATCAACCCCCCGGAGGGGGCGATCCTGGCCGTGGGCTCGGTGCTCGAGAAGCCCGTGGCCGAGGGCGGACAGCTCCGCGTCGGGAGGCGGATGCGCATGACCCTCTCCTGCGACCACCGCGTGATCGACGGGGCCACGGGCGCGCGCTTCCTCCAGGACGTGAAGCGGTTCCTCGAAGAGCCGCTCCGGCTGCTGGTGTAGCGGCGTGCCGCCTGTCCAGACGTTCGACGTCGTCGTCGTGGGCACCGGACCCGGCGGCTATGTCTCCGCCATCCGCTGCGCCCAGCTCGGCCTGTCGGTCGCCGCGGTGGAGGACGACCGCCCCGGAGGGGTGTGCCTCAACTGGGGGTGCATCCCCACCAAGGCGCTCCTCCGCAACGCGGAGGTGGTGGGGCTGCTCGGACGCGCCGAGGAGTTCGGGATCACGCTGGGCGAGTGGACGGCCGACTATGCCAAGGCGATCCAGCGCTCGCGGCGGGTGGCCGACCGCATGGCCAAGGGCGTCGAGTTCCTCCTCCGCAAGAACAAGATCACGCTGGTCCGGGGCCGGGGCGTCCTCAAGGGGCGCGACCTGGTCGAGATCGCGGGCCAGGACGGGACCCAGGATCTCCAGGCCGACCGGGCCGTGATCCTGGCCACCGGGTCCGAGCCCAAGTCCCTGCCGGGCGTGACCATCGACGAGAGGACGGTGATCTCCTCCAACGGGGCCGTCAGGAACGAGACGAAGCCAGGCTCGCTGATCGTCATCGGCGCCGGAGCCGTCGGCATGGAGTTCGCGGACGTCTATTCGGCCTACGGGGTGGAGACGACCGTGCTCGAGGCGCTGCCCCGCGTGCTGCCCATCGAGGACGAGGAGGTCTCGACCCAGGTCGCCCGGCTCTTCACGCGCCGGGGCATCACCCTGCGCACCGGGGTGAGCGTCAAGGCGGTGACCCCCGGCCCCGACGGGGTGGCCGTGGAGATAGAGATGGACGGCAAGGCGGAGAGGCTCCGGGCCGATCAAGTCCTGGTGGCGGTGGGCCGGGCGGCCCGCACCGGCAGCCTCGGGCTCGAGGGGCTGGGCGTGGCCATGGAGCGGGGTTTCGTCCGGGTCTCGCCCACGATGGAGACCTCGGTGAAGGGCGTCTACGCCATCGGCGACATCGCCGGCAACCAGCTCCTGGCCCACAAGGCCATGGCCGAGGGCGTGGTGGCCGCCGAGACCATCGCCGGGCGTGAGCCCCGTCCGGTGGACTACAGCAATGTCCCGTCCTGCACCTACTGCCGCCCCCAGGTGGCCTCCCTCGGCCAGAGCGAGGCGCGGGCCCGGCAGAGCGGGCGCGACATCGCG
This is a stretch of genomic DNA from Candidatus Rokuibacteriota bacterium. It encodes these proteins:
- a CDS encoding 2-oxo acid dehydrogenase subunit E2, coding for MITRVLMPKLSEAMEQGKVVKWLKREGEPVKGGDVIAEIETDKANVEIEAFGGGLLRKILVPDGGQVPVGQIIGVIADPADDIGGVAAESPKAPAVAPPAEAPAHAPPVEETYKSTPETTAVVSTGADISQVETVGQAVASPPSGERVRASPLAKKIAAQAGVDLKLLRGTGPGGRIVRRDVETALAAPPAAAAPLAPAAPAAPPAAARPAFTVPPRSGVEFEDVPFTPMRAAIARRMPLSKGPVPHFYVTSEVAMDRAWALREELNALEGSPRVSVTDFVIRACALALSRHPAVNASFQGQAVRVHHRAHIGVAVALEGGLITPVLRDCDVKPLAQIAVESRDLAERARGGKLRVPELSGATFSLSNLGMFDVEEFSAIINPPEGAILAVGSVLEKPVAEGGQLRVGRRMRMTLSCDHRVIDGATGARFLQDVKRFLEEPLRLLV
- the lpdA gene encoding dihydrolipoyl dehydrogenase, whose translation is MPPVQTFDVVVVGTGPGGYVSAIRCAQLGLSVAAVEDDRPGGVCLNWGCIPTKALLRNAEVVGLLGRAEEFGITLGEWTADYAKAIQRSRRVADRMAKGVEFLLRKNKITLVRGRGVLKGRDLVEIAGQDGTQDLQADRAVILATGSEPKSLPGVTIDERTVISSNGAVRNETKPGSLIVIGAGAVGMEFADVYSAYGVETTVLEALPRVLPIEDEEVSTQVARLFTRRGITLRTGVSVKAVTPGPDGVAVEIEMDGKAERLRADQVLVAVGRAARTGSLGLEGLGVAMERGFVRVSPTMETSVKGVYAIGDIAGNQLLAHKAMAEGVVAAETIAGREPRPVDYSNVPSCTYCRPQVASLGQSEARARQSGRDIAVGRFPFTANGKAVAMGEAEGFLKVVADRGSGELLGVHIVGPEATEIIHEFAVGRTLEGTLEDVIHTIHAHPTLSEAALEATLAALGHAIHL